The following coding sequences are from one Spea bombifrons isolate aSpeBom1 chromosome 13, aSpeBom1.2.pri, whole genome shotgun sequence window:
- the TMEM220 gene encoding transmembrane protein 220 isoform X1, whose translation MEEPDRQQRESAAAPVFCAGNRQGLWRVCNALMSVFFGLAAYVQVNDPDAEVWMVIYLVPSVLVLLVSVNSDITGHGVWRALADLHCAVCLTGAVYLLGKLFMDSRESILHEEEGRELSGLGIIALWLLLCRKTHKQIVGGFRLFIAVSVSVFPFLIWLYIYINKEMRTSWPQHCKTVI comes from the exons ATGGAGGAACCGGACCGGCAGCAGAGGGAGTCCGCCGCAGCCCCCGTATTCTGTGCTGGGAACCGTCAGGGGCTCTGGAGGGTCTGCAATGCTTTAATGTCTGTGTTTTTCGGTCTGGCTGCCTACGTGCAG GTAAACGATCCGGATGCAGAGGTTTGGATG GTGATCTATCTGGTGCCGTCGGTTCTCGTCCTTCTTGTTAGTGTAAATTCAGACATAACAG GTCACGGCGTATGGAGAGCGCTGGCGGACCTGCACTGCGCCGTCTGCCTGACCGGCGCCGTCTATCTACTCGGAAAGCTGTTTATGGATAGCAGGGAAAGCATTTTACACGAAGAGGAGGGCAG AGAATTATCCGGGCTCGGGATCATCGCGCTATGGCTGCTGCTGTGCCGGAAAACCCATAA GCAAATCGTCGGCGGATTCAGGCTCTTTATCGCGGTTTCCGTCTCCGTATTCCCGTTCCTGATCTGGCTTTACATTTATATCAACAAAGAGATGAGGACGTCGTGGCCGCAGCATTGCAAAACCGTGATCTAA
- the TMEM220 gene encoding transmembrane protein 220 isoform X2 — MEEPDRQQRESAAAPVFCAGNRQGLWRVCNALMSVFFGLAAYVQVNDPDAEVWMVIYLVPSVLVLLVSVNSDITGHGVWRALADLHCAVCLTGAVYLLGKLFMDSRESILHEEEGRQIVGGFRLFIAVSVSVFPFLIWLYIYINKEMRTSWPQHCKTVI, encoded by the exons ATGGAGGAACCGGACCGGCAGCAGAGGGAGTCCGCCGCAGCCCCCGTATTCTGTGCTGGGAACCGTCAGGGGCTCTGGAGGGTCTGCAATGCTTTAATGTCTGTGTTTTTCGGTCTGGCTGCCTACGTGCAG GTAAACGATCCGGATGCAGAGGTTTGGATG GTGATCTATCTGGTGCCGTCGGTTCTCGTCCTTCTTGTTAGTGTAAATTCAGACATAACAG GTCACGGCGTATGGAGAGCGCTGGCGGACCTGCACTGCGCCGTCTGCCTGACCGGCGCCGTCTATCTACTCGGAAAGCTGTTTATGGATAGCAGGGAAAGCATTTTACACGAAGAGGAGGGCAG GCAAATCGTCGGCGGATTCAGGCTCTTTATCGCGGTTTCCGTCTCCGTATTCCCGTTCCTGATCTGGCTTTACATTTATATCAACAAAGAGATGAGGACGTCGTGGCCGCAGCATTGCAAAACCGTGATCTAA
- the LOC128472024 gene encoding manganese-dependent ADP-ribose/CDP-alcohol diphosphatase-like, with protein MGACAQKQQPCFTFGVIADVQFADRPDSFSRWNAMRYYRQSCLHLRNAIDEWNKEDIPASFVFQLGDIIDGSNRRLRKSQQALEIILKEFERLKAPVHHVLGNHELDNFDRQYLWESALNTIWMSDKTHDGPSMRGVENTDCASYYAYSFSPYPNFRCVVVDSYDLSFYRQDESNPKYQETTAFLERNQNAEPGDAKKRVKLPLMEFNGGFSRSQLSWLDEVLTFSDKRKERVIVAGHNPIHPRAALVTCLAWNALEMLDLLHSHPSVVCYIAGHDHNGGYHEDSRGIHHVTMEGVIESPAGTNAFATACAYDDRLILQGRGRVQSRVLRYRK; from the exons ATGGGGGCCTGCGCCCAAAAACAGCAGCCATGCTTCACCTTCGGAGTGATCGCTGACGTTCAGTTTGCTGACCGCCCGGACAGTTTCAGCCGCTGGAACGCTATGAGGTATTACAGACAAAGCTGCCTGCACCTCCGGAATGCCATTGATGAATGGAACAAGGAAGATATCCCAGCCTCGTTTGTCTTTCAATTGGGAGATATCATCGACGGCTCCAACAGACGCCTGCGTAAATCTCAACAGGCTCTGGAGATAATTCTTAAAGAGTTTGAACGTTTAAAGGCCCCCGTCCACCACGTTTTGGGAAACCACGAGCTTGACAACTTTGACCGGCAGTATTTATGGGAATCTGCTCTGAACACCATCTGGATGTCTGATAAGACGCACGACGGACCCAGCATGCGCGGCGTGGAAAACACAGACTGCGCCAGTTACTACGCCTACTCGTTCAGCCCTTACCCCAACTTCCGCTGCGTTGTAGTTGACAGCTACGACCTGAGTTTTTATCGCCAAGACGAGTCTAATCCCAAATACCAAGAAACGACGGCCTTCCTGGAAAGAAACCAAAACGCGGAACCGGGAGACGCTAAAA aaagggttaaactgccGCTGATGGAGTTTAATGGCGGGTTCAGCAGAAGTCAGCTGTCCTGGCTCGATGAAGTCCTTACGTTCTCCGATAAGCGCAAAGAAAGAGTGATCGTAGCTG GTCATAACCCCATCCACCCCAGAGCCGCCCTCGTCACGTGCTTGGCGTGGAACGCGCTGGAAATGCTCGACCTCCTCCATTCCCATCCCAGCGTCGTGTGTTACATCGCGGGACACGACCACAACGGCGGATACCACGAGGACTCCCGCGGCATACACCACGTCACCATGGAAGGGGTAATAGAGTCGCCCGCCGGCACCAACGCTTTCGCCACAGCCTGCGCGTACGACGACAGATTAATCCTACAGGGGAGAGGCCGGGTTCAGAGCAGAGTTCTGCGTTATCGCAAATAA
- the ADPRM gene encoding manganese-dependent ADP-ribose/CDP-alcohol diphosphatase isoform X2, with protein MATEMAEFVTGSAHDGTEDTLESYFSFGVVADIQYADIDDGYNFMKTRMRYYRNSLTLLKDAVAEWSKESQRPKFILQLGDIIDGYNVPHKTSEKSLTKVLSETETLRIPFHHIWGNHEFYNFSRKDLTESKLNSKPLEDKSDSRTMNKETSGLSDHQESFYGYHFSPFPKFRFLLIDSYDLSVIGRDPSSAMYEKSMKLLKEKNHNENMNSPKGLEEPQFVEFNGGIGVSQLNWIDGVLASSDEKEEKVVVVGHLPIHPDATDAICLAWNHKEILSVLQAHPCVVAYFAGHDHDGGYCVDSCGIHHITFRGVIETPPVTQAFGTMYMHRDRMVLKGRGLVSSRVLPYRHS; from the exons ATGGCTACAGAG ATGGCCGAGTTTGTGACGGGTTCCGCGCATGATGGGACGGAGGATACTCTGGAGTCATATTTTAGCTTTGGGGTCGTTGCAGATATCCAGTACGCTGATATAGACGACGGATACAACTTCATGAAGACGAGGATGAGATATTATAGAAACAGCCTGACGCTGCTTAAAGACGCCGTCGCAGAATGGTCCAAGGAAAGCCAAAGACCCAAGTTCATTCTTCAACTTGGCGACATTATCGATGGCTACAACGTCCCGCATAAAACGTCGGAAAAGTCGCTCACCAAAGTTCTGAGCGAGACGGAAACGTTGAGAATTCCGTTCCATCACATCTGGGGCAACCACGAGTTCTACAATTTCAGCAGGAAAGATTTAACAGAATCCAAACTGAACTCAAAGCCTTTGGAGGATAAAAGTGACTCCCGGACGATGAATAAGGAGACCAGCGGACTCAGCGACCACCAGGAGTCTTTCTATGGTTATCATTTTAGCCCCTTCCCGAAATTCCGATTCCTGTTAATTGATTCGTACGACCTGAGCGTCATTGGGAGGGATCCGTCCAGCGCCATGTATGAAAAGTCTATGAAGCTCCTCaaggaaaaaaatcacaacGAGAATATGAACAGCCCTAAAG GATTAGAAGAGCCGCAGTTTGTGGAGTTCAACGGAGGGATCGGCGTCAGTCAATTAAACTGGATCGATGGCGTCCTTGCCTCTTCGgatgaaaaggaagaaaaggtGGTCGTTGTCG GTCACCTCCCGATCCACCCGGACGCGACCGACGCAATTTGTCTGGCCTGGAACCACAAGGAGATCCTGTCCGTGCTGCAGGCCCACCCGTGCGTAGTCGCTTACTTTGCAGGACACGATCACGACGGCGGATACTGCGTGGACTCTTGTGGAATACATCACATAACCTTCAGGGGGGTTATAGAAACCCCTCCAGTGACCCAGGCCTTTGGAACAATGTATATGCATCGCGATAGAATGGTTTTAAAAGGCAGGGGCCTTGTTTCAAGCAGAGTCTTGCCCTACAGGCATAGCTAA
- the MAP2K4 gene encoding dual specificity mitogen-activated protein kinase kinase 4 → MATSNPSNSGSSGSSAGPGVPGQSQQHSTGSNMQGKRKALKLNFASPAFKSTAKLTLNTTIQPAHVMTKPEAIRNFETSYQKQEVRMAVGKTCNAVEQATKNRLERLRTHSIESSGKLKLSPEQHWDFTAEDLEDLGEIGRGAYGSVNKMIHNPSGQIMAVKRIRSTVDEKEQKQLLMDLDVVMRSSDCPYIVQFYGALFREGDCWICMELMSTSFDKFYKYVYSSLEDVIPEEILGKITLATVKALNHLKENLKIIHRDIKPSNILLDRNGNIKLCDFGISGQLVDSIAKTRDAGCRPYMAPERIDPSASRQGYDVRSDVWSLGITLYELATGRFPYPKWNSVFDQLTQVVKGDPPQLSNSDEREFSPSFINFVNLCLTKDESKRPKYKELLRHPFIMMYEERTVDVAGYVTKILDQIPATPSSPMYVD, encoded by the exons ATGGCGACTTCCAACCCCAGTAACAGTgggagcagcggcagcagtGCGGGTCCCGGGGTCCCAGGACAATCCCAGCAGCACAGCACAGGGAGCAACATGCAGG GCAAACGCAAAGCACTGAAGTTGAATTTTGCCAGCCCAGCCTTTAAATCTACTGCAAAGCTAACACTGAACACCACCATTCAACCTGCACACGT GATGACGAAACCAGAAGCCATCAGAAACTTCGAGACATCGTACCAAAAACAGGAAGTGCGGATGGCTGTTGGGAAGACGTGCAATGCGGTCGAGCAGGCAACAAAAAACCGGCT AGAGAGATTGCGAACACACAGCATTGAGTCGTCGGGAAAATTAAAACTTTCTCCGGAACAACACTGGGACTTCACGGCAGAAGATCTCGAGGACTTGGGTGAAATTGGGAGAGGAGCGTATGGATCGGTCAACAAAATGATCCATAATCCAAGCGGACAGATCATGGCAGTGAAA CGGATTCGGTCTACAGTGGATGAAAAGGAGCAGAAGCAGCTGTTAATGGATCTCGATGTGGTTATGCGGAGTAGTGACTGCCCGTATATCGTCCAGTTTTACGGGGCACTATTCAGAGAA GGTGACTGCTGGATCTGCATGGAACTTATGTCTACCTCGTTTGACAAGttttacaaatatgtatatagctCGTTAGAAGACGTTATTCCAGAGGAGATTTTAGGCAAAATCACTTTAGCT aCTGTGAAAGCATTAAACCACTTAAAAGAAAACTTGAAAATAATCCACAGAG ATATAAAACCTTccaatatccttctggacaGGAATGGAAATATTAAACTCTGTGACTTTGGAATCAGCGGACAGTTGGTAGATTCCATTGCAAAGACCAGGGATGCTGGGTGCAGACCGTACATGGCA CCGGAAAGGATAGACCCCAGTGCGTCCAGACAGGGATACGATGTGAGGTCCGACGTGTGGAGTTTAGGAATTACATTG TACGAACTCGCCACAGGCCGATTCCCGTACCCTAAATGGAACAGCGTATTTGATCAGTTGACACAAGTAGTTAAAGGTGACCCACCTCAGCTAAGCAACTCGGATGAACGAGAGTTTTCACCAAGCTTCATCAACTTTGTCAATCTGTG CCTTACAAAGGACGAGTCAAAAAGGCCAAAGTACAAAGAGCTTCtg agacaTCCTTTCATCATGATGTATGAAGAGCGTACTGTGGACGTAGCTGGATATGTCACTAAAATTCTGGATCAAATACCGGCAACTCCCAGCTCTCCGATGTATGTTGATTGA
- the ADPRM gene encoding manganese-dependent ADP-ribose/CDP-alcohol diphosphatase isoform X1 — protein MGGLIGKSLHCRLLAAFVTQSTVPPINRCAPVYGMAEFVTGSAHDGTEDTLESYFSFGVVADIQYADIDDGYNFMKTRMRYYRNSLTLLKDAVAEWSKESQRPKFILQLGDIIDGYNVPHKTSEKSLTKVLSETETLRIPFHHIWGNHEFYNFSRKDLTESKLNSKPLEDKSDSRTMNKETSGLSDHQESFYGYHFSPFPKFRFLLIDSYDLSVIGRDPSSAMYEKSMKLLKEKNHNENMNSPKGLEEPQFVEFNGGIGVSQLNWIDGVLASSDEKEEKVVVVGHLPIHPDATDAICLAWNHKEILSVLQAHPCVVAYFAGHDHDGGYCVDSCGIHHITFRGVIETPPVTQAFGTMYMHRDRMVLKGRGLVSSRVLPYRHS, from the exons ATGGGAGGTCTTATAGGGAAGTCACTGCATTGCAGGCTTCTGGCTGCCTTCGTAACCCAAAGTACTGTTCCTCCCATTAACCGGTGCGCGCCAGTTTATGGG ATGGCCGAGTTTGTGACGGGTTCCGCGCATGATGGGACGGAGGATACTCTGGAGTCATATTTTAGCTTTGGGGTCGTTGCAGATATCCAGTACGCTGATATAGACGACGGATACAACTTCATGAAGACGAGGATGAGATATTATAGAAACAGCCTGACGCTGCTTAAAGACGCCGTCGCAGAATGGTCCAAGGAAAGCCAAAGACCCAAGTTCATTCTTCAACTTGGCGACATTATCGATGGCTACAACGTCCCGCATAAAACGTCGGAAAAGTCGCTCACCAAAGTTCTGAGCGAGACGGAAACGTTGAGAATTCCGTTCCATCACATCTGGGGCAACCACGAGTTCTACAATTTCAGCAGGAAAGATTTAACAGAATCCAAACTGAACTCAAAGCCTTTGGAGGATAAAAGTGACTCCCGGACGATGAATAAGGAGACCAGCGGACTCAGCGACCACCAGGAGTCTTTCTATGGTTATCATTTTAGCCCCTTCCCGAAATTCCGATTCCTGTTAATTGATTCGTACGACCTGAGCGTCATTGGGAGGGATCCGTCCAGCGCCATGTATGAAAAGTCTATGAAGCTCCTCaaggaaaaaaatcacaacGAGAATATGAACAGCCCTAAAG GATTAGAAGAGCCGCAGTTTGTGGAGTTCAACGGAGGGATCGGCGTCAGTCAATTAAACTGGATCGATGGCGTCCTTGCCTCTTCGgatgaaaaggaagaaaaggtGGTCGTTGTCG GTCACCTCCCGATCCACCCGGACGCGACCGACGCAATTTGTCTGGCCTGGAACCACAAGGAGATCCTGTCCGTGCTGCAGGCCCACCCGTGCGTAGTCGCTTACTTTGCAGGACACGATCACGACGGCGGATACTGCGTGGACTCTTGTGGAATACATCACATAACCTTCAGGGGGGTTATAGAAACCCCTCCAGTGACCCAGGCCTTTGGAACAATGTATATGCATCGCGATAGAATGGTTTTAAAAGGCAGGGGCCTTGTTTCAAGCAGAGTCTTGCCCTACAGGCATAGCTAA